AAGATGCTTATCAATTTTTTATCTAAGGATCATAAAACATTCTTGGTTGAGTGCTTTacccagttttatttctttggatcCAGTGCAACCACAGAATGTTTCCTTCTGTCAGtaatggcctatgaccgctatgtggccatatGCAATCCTTTGCTTTATCCAGTGATGATGTCCAGTAACCTCTGTATGCAATGTATACATGTTTCATATATTGTTGGTTTTCTGCACTCAGCAATTCATGTGGGTTTGTTAGTGAGATTGAATTTTTGCAGATCCAACATCATCCATTATTTCTACTGTGAAATTTTGCAATTATTCAAAATTTCCTGCACTGATCCTACAATTAATGTCCTTCTGGTTTTAATATTTTCAGCTTTTATACAAGGTTTTacttttattactattatcatcTCATACTTCTGTGTCCTTCTTGCCATCTTGAAAACAAAGTCTGAGAAAGGCAGAAGCAAAGCCTTCTCCACCTGCAGCTCCCACCTGCTCTCAGTGTCCTTGTTCTATGGCACCCTCTTCCTCATGTATGTGCGCCCTGGGTCAGGGTCTGgtgaaaacaatgacaaaatgtATTCTTTGTTTTACACAATAATAATTCCCTTTCTAAATCCCTTTATATACAGTCTGAGGAACAAAGAGGTATTATCTgccttaagaagaaaaataaagaaataaatagttgACAAATAAGTTTCAGAGCATTTCTTCCTTCTGAAGGGGGCGAGGCAATCTCTAGAAAGATGGATTAGAATGTGTTCTGCCAGGTCATCAGATGCTCATGAGCTCCCTGTGAAGGAAGTGGGCTTCTCATTATACTTCGCCCTAAAGTTTGGCACTAACCCGCAGTTAGTGCATTCAGAAACACTATGCGTCCTTGCTGCTGAGTATTTAGCTTCTTCAGACTAAGTATCTCTTAGGGGCTTCCAAATTTATAAGGAATAATAATACTACTAAGAAATAGTGGAAAATGATTAACAAAAGTCAGTTCCAATTGAGGAAGGAATAGAGTTACTTTCTTGAACGGTCTCACTCTACTCTCCTAGACCAGAAAGTTAATTGTGGCTTTTTAGATTTTTGACATGTATAGAGTGATGAAATGAATCTCTATCTCTTGGTAGAGTATATTCCCAAGAAATGTAGAATTTCAGTACAAACATTGGGAAATGATAGAGTTCAAAAACAATATTGTAGGATATTAGGAAGGGAAATGGAAATTGGAATGTGTTTAAAGGATCGGGTATTAAAAAATCATTGCTCATGCTTCTAACTcagcatatatttttattaatattccaAGTACTGAGGAACTCAAgaatttataaattttagaatattttggtTTAGTAAAAGAAATGCCAGAAATCAGCCTGTGGTTGCCATTTCCACTGTTAAAATATTTGCACAGAAGATAAGGAAATTGTATCAGTTATGCAAAATTTACTAGGAAGAATGAAAATCTGTAGCCATGAATTCTCTCTTGGGTACTGCTTGAGAATCTGTtctcacaattttatttttaatgcttattACATAGAATTAGATGAATCAACTATAAACAGCATAATCACACTCCTCATTCAATCTGGCTCATTTGAGGacatttatgaaagaaaatgatcttaaaaagaagaattaaagtttcatgattgaaaaataaaaataagtttattgtgaacaattataaaaatagttattgttaattcattcattccaagaaatttgtatatattttagctAAGTATTTAGGTATGAAACTAATATCTTCTATCACAAATctattgttaaaaatatttttagagaagTACAACTTCTTTATTATACCCTTCAGAGTCTTTACATTAGGTTTCCAAtagcaaaagaacaaaatttcttctaaaaatattgtttatgttaatatttggttttattgTCTTTAATATTTGATCTGTACTTGTAGGAAACTTTCTCGACATCATACAGCCTATGAgattcattttacaaatattaaagtaaaattttccataacaagtttatttttattcttagcaACAttcttttttctacattttacttttgatcttttaaaaagtgttgcTGTAAATACTTTTAATTACTTATAAACTCATGAATACACTTATTTCTTCATTGTATGATATGTACTATTTATATACTATTTTCTCTATAGtcacacatataatatatgattctgcatgttttatttgttgagacagggtttctctgtgtagctttggagtgtatcctggcacttgctctggagaccaggctggccttgaactcacagagatctgcctgcctctgcctccccagtgctgggattaaaggtgttggccaccaaagcctggcaatATTTTCAATACAGTCCCTTGTCTTACATTAGACTTCCTTGAATGGAAAACAGTAACAGTTCTTTCATGTTGAGGAAATTGACTTTAGATCCATATAACCTCTTGACATGATTACTGAATGGAAATGTTCATGGGTCTATTGTTTCACTCAGTAGTCAAGGTTTTTCACTCTATAGCCTGTATTTTATGAAATACTGATTTACTGATGAATGGAAGCAAATCAAATACTCCTGTAGATATAAGATTGGTTGCTGAAGGGTATATGTATTAGGAtttcttaacatttttcatttcataataCTCTTGTGTGATGAGAAATGATGGTATAAGCAAATTAAAAGCCTTTAATATTTGTAATTAAACTATTAcatttctgtaagagcagaaaactttgtaTGAGAAGTAATAACAAAGCAATTCATAACATCCAATAGTCTGGAATCTGAATGAAACTATTTCACAATGGGTTTATTGGTCTTACTTGTTTTGatgaatatgtaattttaaaaacaattacttcttttacttttttgacaTTGCATTATaaatacatcatttcttcctttcattccatCCCTTCAAAatctctcaccctgctctctcTCAAATCCATGCCCCCTTGTatattgtttctgtgtgtgtagtcCTAAAAACATAAGTACAACCTGCTCTGTCTGCATAATGTTAAATG
This genomic stretch from Cricetulus griseus strain 17A/GY chromosome 4, alternate assembly CriGri-PICRH-1.0, whole genome shotgun sequence harbors:
- the LOC100751478 gene encoding olfactory receptor 5AC1-like isoform X1; translation: MTVGNQTLVTEFVLTGLTDHPRLQVLLFLVFFIIYLMTMVGNLGLIALIWKDPHLHTPMYLFLGSLAFADACASSSVTPKMLINFLSKDHKTFLVECFTQFYFFGSSATTECFLLSVMAYDRYVAICNPLLYPVMMSSNLCMQCIHVSYIVGFLHSAIHVGLLVRLNFCRSNIIHYFYCEILQLFKISCTDPTINVLLVLIFSAFIQGFTFITIIISYFCVLLAILKTKSEKGRSKAFSTCSSHLLSVSLFYGTLFLMYVRPGSGSGENNDKMYSLFYTIIIPFLNPFIYSLRNKEVLSALRRKIKK
- the LOC100751478 gene encoding olfactory receptor 5AC1-like isoform X2, with the translated sequence MERNQTLVTEFVLTGLTDHPRLQVLLFLVFFIIYLMTMVGNLGLIALIWKDPHLHTPMYLFLGSLAFADACASSSVTPKMLINFLSKDHKTFLVECFTQFYFFGSSATTECFLLSVMAYDRYVAICNPLLYPVMMSSNLCMQCIHVSYIVGFLHSAIHVGLLVRLNFCRSNIIHYFYCEILQLFKISCTDPTINVLLVLIFSAFIQGFTFITIIISYFCVLLAILKTKSEKGRSKAFSTCSSHLLSVSLFYGTLFLMYVRPGSGSGENNDKMYSLFYTIIIPFLNPFIYSLRNKEVLSALRRKIKK